In Arcobacter sp. F2176, a single genomic region encodes these proteins:
- the hypF gene encoding carbamoyltransferase HypF produces MSKFIIEVQGIVQGVGFRPFVYNLALKLNLNGYVNNDDKGVNILLQGKKNSIDTFLNELKNNPPILSKIDNISILEDTSLDDFEDFKIIQSANQNNKSTLVSPDIAICDDCIKDIENIENRRYKYAFTNCTNCGPRYSIINTVPYDRINTSMNDFVMCEECKEEYEDPTNRRYHAQPICCPNCGPQIKLYDNFKNEISNNDSIKEIAQKINSGFIVAIKGIGGFHIICDATNENAVKKLREKKNRPSKPFAVMFKNIDEIKKYTNISNKEEKTILCKEKPIVIVNKNSNCKISELIAPNIDRLGVFLPYTPLHILLFEYLNNPIIATSANLKDEPIIKDVKDIFSKLSNVVDYVLDFNRDIINACDDSIVQVINDEIQILRLARGYAPFSYKTSNKFNKNNLAIGANQKSSISLGFNNNMISSAYIGDMNSIVSMEYFKRSVSTFEKFYDFKTQLIVCDKHPAYETTKWAMNQGKEIKQIQHHYAHALATMAEYDLDEDVLAFVFDGTGYGDDGNIWGGEVFISNRSSYKRINHLKYFKLLGGEKAVKEPRRIALSLLFDNFTIEEVLTLDNACVNSFTKNEIELLYKMWQKNLNTPLTSSFGRVFDAIASFSNILQLQTYEGETGLQIEKEYDENLNESYSYEIINTQIDLSKAILEILKDKDKKVICSKFINMIVNIISEISLENKNLKIVLAGGVFQNKTLLEQLSKKLKRKFYFSKTIPLNDQGISFGQLYFQN; encoded by the coding sequence ATGAGTAAGTTTATAATTGAAGTTCAAGGTATTGTTCAAGGTGTTGGATTTCGTCCATTTGTATATAATCTTGCCCTAAAACTCAATCTAAATGGATATGTTAACAATGATGATAAAGGTGTAAACATCTTACTTCAAGGTAAGAAGAATAGTATTGATACTTTTTTAAATGAACTAAAAAATAACCCTCCTATTTTGTCAAAGATAGATAATATTTCCATACTAGAAGATACTTCTTTAGATGACTTTGAAGACTTTAAAATTATTCAAAGTGCTAATCAAAACAATAAATCTACTTTAGTTTCACCTGATATTGCCATATGTGATGATTGTATAAAAGATATTGAAAATATTGAAAATAGAAGATACAAATATGCTTTTACAAATTGTACAAATTGTGGTCCTAGATACTCTATAATTAATACTGTACCTTATGATAGAATCAATACTTCTATGAATGATTTTGTTATGTGCGAAGAGTGTAAAGAAGAATATGAAGACCCAACAAACAGACGCTACCATGCTCAACCAATTTGTTGCCCTAACTGTGGACCACAAATAAAATTATATGATAATTTCAAAAATGAAATAAGTAATAATGATAGTATTAAAGAAATAGCTCAAAAAATAAATTCTGGATTTATAGTTGCTATAAAAGGAATAGGGGGCTTTCATATAATCTGCGATGCAACAAATGAAAATGCAGTTAAAAAACTAAGAGAAAAAAAGAATCGCCCATCAAAACCTTTTGCTGTAATGTTTAAAAATATAGATGAAATAAAAAAATATACAAATATTTCAAATAAAGAAGAAAAGACAATTCTTTGCAAAGAAAAACCAATTGTAATAGTAAATAAAAATTCTAATTGCAAAATTAGTGAACTAATAGCTCCTAATATAGATAGACTTGGTGTTTTTTTGCCATATACTCCTTTGCATATTTTACTTTTTGAATATCTTAATAATCCAATAATAGCCACAAGTGCAAACTTGAAAGATGAACCAATAATAAAAGATGTAAAAGATATTTTTAGTAAATTGTCTAATGTGGTTGATTATGTATTAGATTTCAATAGGGACATAATAAATGCCTGTGATGACTCTATAGTGCAAGTTATAAATGATGAGATTCAAATATTAAGACTAGCAAGGGGATATGCTCCATTTTCATATAAGACTAGTAACAAGTTTAATAAAAATAATTTAGCTATTGGTGCTAATCAAAAAAGTTCTATTTCTTTAGGTTTTAATAATAATATGATTTCTTCAGCATATATTGGAGATATGAATTCTATTGTTTCTATGGAATATTTTAAAAGAAGTGTAAGTACCTTTGAAAAGTTTTATGACTTTAAAACACAATTAATTGTTTGTGACAAACACCCCGCTTATGAAACAACAAAGTGGGCGATGAATCAAGGCAAAGAGATAAAACAAATTCAACATCACTATGCACATGCATTAGCCACTATGGCTGAATATGATTTAGATGAAGATGTTTTAGCTTTTGTATTTGATGGAACAGGATATGGAGATGATGGTAATATCTGGGGTGGAGAAGTCTTTATTTCAAATAGAAGCTCATATAAAAGAATCAATCATTTAAAATATTTTAAACTCCTAGGTGGAGAAAAAGCAGTAAAAGAGCCAAGACGGATTGCCTTGTCTTTGTTGTTTGATAATTTTACCATTGAAGAAGTTTTAACTTTAGATAATGCTTGTGTAAACTCTTTTACTAAAAATGAGATTGAATTACTATACAAAATGTGGCAAAAAAATCTAAATACTCCACTTACTAGTTCTTTTGGAAGAGTATTTGATGCCATAGCTTCATTTTCTAATATTTTACAATTACAAACATATGAAGGTGAAACAGGGCTTCAAATAGAAAAAGAGTATGATGAAAATTTAAATGAATCATACTCTTATGAAATAATAAATACTCAAATTGATTTATCAAAAGCAATATTAGAAATACTAAAAGATAAAGATAAAAAAGTTATTTGTTCAAAGTTTATAAATATGATTGTAAATATCATAAGTGAAATATCTTTAGAAAATAAGAACTTAAAAATTGTCTTAGCAGGTGGAGTTTTTCAAAATAAAACACTATTAGAACAATTATCTAAAAAATTAAAAAGAAAGTTTTATTTTTCTAAAACTATTCCTTTAAATGATCAAGGAATTTCCTTTGGTCAACTATACTTCCAAAACTAA
- a CDS encoding methyl-accepting chemotaxis protein, with protein MSIKNKIVGSFVILIILSVLSSIYVSSNIKSIKDNFLNLCYKEFAGIVVLLEGDRDSYQSNISLLQIMNLKDGIEIKNKIDEGVNGNLLQVKERFDKFRNLLGNEIEEQKFNQFEDLYDKTKINTDKLIQLVNLNKIEEAKDFYFQLYLPTYEKMRTLLDAFSTEVYTIIKKNEEYTSSLISSSLFIFITITSTIIFTTIFLSFLLRRNIDKSISSFEDGLLNFFKFLNRESNDAILISEKGKDEFSQMAKVVNKNIELTKKGVIEDRKLIDETIAVLSEFEQGDLCQRLDINVSNPALMQLKDVLNKMAENLESNVDKILNIIEEYSAYNYLNKVSTKDLKEHILKLANGINSLGDSATSMLIENKSTGLRLGQSSDILLKNVDKLNKSTTTAASSLEETAAAIEEITSNVRNNTENIAKMASFSNNVTDSVNKGENLANETTKAVEEINAEVTAISEAITVIDQIAFQTNILSLNAAVEAATAGEAGKGFAVVAGEVRNLASRSAEAAKEIKNLVEKATVKANQGKNIAAEMINGYKNLNDNVYKTINLISDIKNASNEQLLGIEQINDAVSQLDRQTQENAMVAAETDHVAMVTDEIAKLIISDTQSKNFLGKDNVKAKVIGKKDTSSNNSKSVKIKEIKKVNEDKDSWESF; from the coding sequence ATGAGTATCAAAAATAAAATTGTTGGATCTTTTGTTATTTTAATTATTTTGTCAGTATTATCAAGTATTTATGTTTCCTCAAATATAAAAAGCATAAAAGATAACTTTTTAAATCTTTGTTATAAAGAATTTGCAGGGATTGTTGTATTATTAGAAGGAGATAGGGATTCTTATCAATCAAATATTTCATTGTTACAGATTATGAATTTAAAAGATGGCATTGAAATCAAGAATAAAATTGATGAAGGAGTAAATGGAAATCTGTTGCAAGTAAAAGAAAGATTTGATAAGTTTAGAAATCTTTTGGGCAATGAAATAGAAGAACAAAAATTTAATCAATTTGAAGATTTATATGATAAAACAAAAATCAATACTGATAAATTAATTCAATTAGTAAATTTAAATAAAATTGAAGAGGCAAAGGATTTTTATTTTCAGTTATATCTACCTACTTATGAAAAAATGAGAACATTACTTGATGCTTTTTCTACAGAAGTGTATACAATCATAAAGAAAAATGAGGAATATACTTCTAGTTTAATCTCTTCTTCTCTTTTTATTTTTATTACTATAACAAGTACAATTATCTTTACAACAATTTTCTTATCATTTTTATTAAGAAGAAATATTGATAAATCAATAAGTAGTTTTGAAGATGGTTTATTAAATTTCTTTAAATTTTTAAATAGGGAAAGTAATGATGCAATATTGATTAGTGAAAAGGGGAAAGATGAATTTTCACAAATGGCTAAAGTAGTAAATAAAAATATCGAATTGACTAAAAAAGGTGTTATAGAAGATAGAAAATTAATCGATGAAACTATTGCTGTACTTTCAGAATTTGAACAAGGGGATTTATGTCAAAGACTAGATATAAATGTTTCTAATCCCGCATTAATGCAATTAAAAGATGTTTTAAATAAGATGGCTGAGAATCTTGAAAGCAATGTTGATAAAATACTTAATATTATAGAAGAGTACTCCGCATATAATTATCTTAATAAAGTTTCAACAAAAGACTTAAAAGAACATATTCTAAAATTGGCAAATGGAATTAACTCTCTTGGTGATTCTGCAACAAGCATGCTAATCGAAAATAAAAGTACAGGATTAAGATTAGGACAGAGTTCAGATATATTATTAAAAAATGTTGATAAATTAAATAAAAGTACAACAACCGCTGCAAGTTCATTAGAAGAGACAGCCGCAGCAATAGAAGAGATTACAAGTAATGTTAGAAATAATACTGAAAATATTGCAAAAATGGCAAGTTTTTCAAATAATGTAACAGATTCCGTAAATAAAGGTGAAAATTTAGCAAATGAAACAACAAAAGCAGTAGAGGAAATAAATGCAGAAGTTACAGCTATAAGTGAAGCAATTACTGTGATTGATCAAATAGCATTTCAAACAAATATATTATCATTAAATGCAGCAGTAGAAGCAGCAACAGCCGGAGAAGCAGGGAAAGGATTTGCTGTAGTTGCAGGGGAAGTAAGAAATCTAGCATCAAGAAGTGCAGAAGCTGCAAAAGAGATAAAAAATTTAGTTGAAAAAGCTACCGTAAAAGCAAATCAAGGAAAAAATATTGCGGCAGAAATGATAAATGGATATAAAAATTTAAATGATAATGTTTATAAAACAATAAATTTAATTTCAGACATAAAAAATGCTTCTAATGAACAATTATTAGGAATAGAGCAAATAAATGATGCTGTCTCACAACTTGATAGACAAACACAAGAAAATGCTATGGTAGCAGCAGAAACAGATCATGTGGCAATGGTAACTGATGAAATAGCAAAATTAATTATTAGTGACACCCAATCAAAAAATTTTCTTGGAAAAGATAATGTAAAAGCAAAGGTTATTGGTAAAAAAGATACATCAAGTAATAATTCAAAAAGTGTAAAAATTAAAGAAATAAAAAAAGTAAATGAAGATAAAGATAGTTGGGAAAGTTTTTAA
- a CDS encoding DUF2892 domain-containing protein: MNKNIGKIDKIVRIIVGVAIIAYGFMTNSWLGVIGLIPLGTALIGWCPLYCPLKINTTCDKDNCKKD, from the coding sequence ATGAACAAAAATATAGGCAAAATAGACAAGATAGTTAGAATTATTGTAGGAGTAGCCATTATAGCATATGGTTTTATGACAAATAGTTGGTTAGGTGTAATTGGATTGATTCCATTAGGTACAGCACTCATTGGATGGTGCCCATTATATTGTCCATTAAAAATAAATACAACTTGTGATAAAGATAATTGTAAAAAAGACTAG
- a CDS encoding DUF3817 domain-containing protein → MIKTALYRFRIISIIEGLSYLTLLFIAMPIKYIAENPYPVKIIGMTHGILFIIFLILLYESMKKYNWNIRLTIELFIYSIIPFGLFFIERKIKKLALA, encoded by the coding sequence ATGATTAAAACAGCTTTGTATAGATTTAGAATTATTTCAATAATAGAAGGATTATCTTATTTGACATTACTTTTTATAGCAATGCCTATAAAATATATCGCTGAGAATCCTTATCCAGTAAAAATTATAGGTATGACACATGGAATTTTATTCATTATATTTTTAATATTATTATATGAATCAATGAAAAAATATAATTGGAATATACGATTAACAATAGAACTTTTTATATACTCAATTATTCCATTTGGTTTGTTTTTTATTGAAAGAAAAATCAAAAAACTAGCATTAGCATAA
- a CDS encoding IS1 family transposase yields the protein MNLTNCPFCNHHLLYNLQDNYKKCKSCKRKFSLKKLETDITIINYFCNNINANKTAQILKVNYRTVQNRYMLFRKLIANFLDEEYNNSIKDNSSYQEYYYFTTREQNKKNRSLFDAINIIGFYSSKKIYTLLMPRLPKHSIESSTKDYEYYLKWHKLYSINSYKTPLSIFWKYLEENLKKYKGVDEKNFFYYLKECEFKFNYLQNKQINILKDLYFKD from the coding sequence ATGAATTTAACTAATTGCCCTTTTTGTAATCATCACTTACTCTATAACTTACAAGATAACTATAAAAAATGTAAATCTTGCAAAAGAAAATTCTCATTAAAAAAATTAGAAACAGATATAACTATAATAAACTATTTTTGCAATAACATAAATGCAAATAAGACAGCTCAGATATTAAAAGTAAATTATAGAACTGTTCAAAATAGATATATGCTTTTTAGAAAACTCATAGCAAACTTTTTGGATGAGGAGTATAATAATAGTATAAAAGATAATAGCTCCTATCAAGAGTATTATTACTTTACAACAAGAGAACAAAATAAAAAAAACCGTTCATTATTTGATGCTATAAATATTATTGGCTTTTATTCAAGTAAAAAAATATATACTCTACTTATGCCAAGACTTCCTAAGCATAGTATTGAGAGTAGTACAAAAGATTATGAATATTATTTAAAATGGCATAAACTCTACTCTATAAACTCCTATAAAACCCCTTTAAGTATCTTTTGGAAATACCTTGAAGAAAATTTGAAAAAATACAAAGGAGTTGATGAAAAAAATTTCTTTTATTACTTAAAAGAGTGCGAGTTCAAATTTAACTACTTACAAAATAAACAAATAAATATTTTAAAAGATTTATATTTCAAAGATTAA
- a CDS encoding DsrE family protein, producing MNNTAKILWASDNKETALSMVCLYAHNAKIKGWIENVQVLVWGASQKLISEDKEVQEKVKAMIADGVEVIACQKCSEDLGVKDELQACNMQVYYTGELLSSWIKSGESIISV from the coding sequence ATGAATAATACTGCAAAAATATTATGGGCAAGTGATAATAAAGAGACAGCATTAAGTATGGTATGTTTATATGCACATAATGCGAAGATAAAAGGTTGGATTGAAAATGTTCAAGTTTTAGTTTGGGGAGCTTCTCAAAAACTTATAAGTGAAGATAAAGAAGTACAAGAGAAAGTAAAAGCAATGATAGCTGATGGTGTTGAAGTAATTGCTTGTCAAAAGTGTTCTGAAGATTTGGGTGTAAAAGATGAATTACAAGCTTGTAATATGCAAGTTTATTACACAGGTGAATTATTAAGCTCTTGGATTAAAAGTGGAGAGAGTATTATCTCTGTATAA
- a CDS encoding MFS transporter has product MKNINKFTLLTLLLLAMTTVMSNVAIVTSLPHLKEYFKHTANIEFYSRLMLTLPSLAIALLAPVLGHIIFRFGKKKSVLIALFFFSFFGTAGLYLDSIETLLASRALFGLCVATLMIVSTSLVGDYFKEEERHQFMAYQSAFMALGGVFFVVGGGMLSDMNWRFPFGIYFIGILLIPFVLKNIKEIKIEDMQEDETINISKNILFVYFLAFFYMLLFFILPTQFPFLLIEKFKVSGSYAGTIIATAFFFNALGAIVFSKLKKIYSYSTIYIIGLTLIAFGLSLVGIITNVHFFFISAPILGFSGGFMMTNAVAWMLSKTNPKKRVKSSGYFTSSIFLGQFLSPIVFHPLVAIFEIQKFFSIIGASLFVIVLLVVIIKKVIQR; this is encoded by the coding sequence ATGAAAAATATAAACAAATTTACCCTCCTTACTCTTCTTTTATTAGCAATGACAACTGTCATGTCAAATGTAGCCATAGTTACATCTTTGCCACACTTAAAAGAGTATTTTAAACATACAGCTAATATAGAATTTTATTCAAGATTGATGCTTACTCTACCTTCCCTTGCTATTGCACTATTAGCTCCCGTTTTAGGACATATTATTTTTAGATTTGGAAAAAAGAAATCAGTTCTTATAGCACTTTTTTTCTTTTCATTTTTTGGAACAGCTGGATTATATCTTGATAGCATAGAGACACTTTTGGCTTCAAGAGCATTGTTTGGATTATGTGTTGCTACTTTGATGATTGTTTCAACATCTCTTGTTGGAGATTATTTTAAAGAAGAAGAAAGACATCAATTCATGGCTTATCAAAGTGCATTTATGGCTTTAGGTGGAGTCTTTTTTGTCGTCGGGGGAGGAATGTTATCTGATATGAATTGGAGATTTCCTTTTGGCATTTATTTTATTGGAATACTTCTAATACCTTTTGTTCTAAAAAATATTAAAGAGATAAAAATAGAAGATATGCAAGAAGATGAGACTATAAACATAAGTAAAAATATTTTATTTGTATATTTTCTTGCTTTTTTTTATATGCTTTTATTTTTTATTTTACCAACTCAATTTCCTTTTTTACTTATAGAAAAATTTAAAGTAAGTGGTTCTTACGCGGGGACTATAATTGCTACTGCATTCTTTTTTAATGCTTTAGGGGCTATTGTCTTTTCAAAATTAAAAAAGATATATTCATACTCCACTATTTATATCATAGGGTTAACACTTATTGCTTTTGGCTTAAGTTTAGTAGGAATAATAACAAATGTTCATTTCTTTTTTATATCAGCACCAATATTGGGTTTTTCTGGTGGATTTATGATGACAAATGCAGTTGCATGGATGTTAAGTAAAACAAATCCTAAAAAAAGAGTCAAAAGTTCAGGATACTTCACTTCATCTATTTTTTTAGGACAGTTTCTTTCACCTATAGTTTTTCACCCATTAGTTGCTATTTTTGAAATACAAAAGTTCTTCTCTATAATAGGTGCTTCACTATTTGTAATTGTTCTATTAGTAGTAATTATAAAAAAAGTTATACAGAGATAA
- a CDS encoding NifB/NifX family molybdenum-iron cluster-binding protein produces MKIAIPVKDDKLSFFSNAGHTPKFAIYDLSGTGMFRSFNLNSVINNPRSDLDHDHPEEEHACDHAHDDEEHIAQHAKMGVALNGCDYVVVKKACKNTAKSFTSQGIKIVKYNGESLDVNDILKETSANFA; encoded by the coding sequence ATGAAAATAGCAATTCCCGTAAAAGACGATAAATTAAGTTTCTTTAGCAATGCAGGACATACTCCAAAGTTTGCAATATATGATTTAAGTGGAACAGGGATGTTCCGTTCTTTTAATTTAAACTCTGTAATAAATAACCCAAGAAGTGACCTAGACCATGACCATCCAGAAGAAGAGCATGCTTGTGATCATGCACATGATGATGAAGAGCATATAGCACAACATGCCAAAATGGGTGTAGCACTTAATGGATGTGATTATGTTGTAGTTAAAAAAGCTTGTAAAAATACAGCTAAATCTTTTACTTCACAAGGTATAAAGATAGTTAAGTACAATGGTGAATCACTAGATGTAAATGATATATTAAAAGAGACATCTGCGAACTTTGCGTAA
- the hypB gene encoding hydrogenase nickel incorporation protein HypB — protein sequence MCKDCGCSITDHHHHDHEHSHSHDSHSHQAAHETLHHNPQLNDSKTISVIKKILDKNDHEAVHNRAHFEEHKVLGINLMSSPGSGKTTLLESFASMTDFKFAVVEGDLETSRDADRLTAKGIKAVQIQTGSACHLDAFMVHKGLHDIPLDDIDVCFVENVGNLVCPASYDVGTHLNIVLVSVPEGEDKIEKYPVMFRCADLILITKTDLLPYFEYDIQKEKEYARKLNPSVDILEVSTKDEESIKKVIEWINFKRSMRK from the coding sequence ATGTGTAAAGATTGCGGTTGTAGTATAACAGACCATCATCATCACGATCATGAGCATAGCCACTCTCATGATAGTCATTCTCACCAAGCGGCACACGAAACACTTCATCATAATCCACAATTAAATGATTCAAAAACAATCTCAGTTATCAAGAAAATTCTTGATAAAAATGATCATGAAGCAGTTCACAATAGAGCTCACTTTGAAGAACATAAAGTATTAGGTATAAATCTAATGTCAAGTCCAGGAAGTGGGAAAACAACTTTATTGGAGAGTTTTGCAAGTATGACTGATTTTAAATTTGCAGTTGTGGAAGGTGATTTAGAAACATCAAGAGATGCAGATAGATTAACAGCAAAAGGAATAAAAGCAGTTCAAATACAAACAGGAAGTGCCTGTCATTTAGATGCTTTTATGGTACACAAAGGATTACATGATATTCCATTAGATGATATAGATGTCTGTTTTGTGGAAAATGTTGGAAACCTTGTATGTCCAGCATCATATGATGTGGGAACTCATTTAAATATAGTATTAGTATCAGTTCCAGAAGGTGAAGATAAAATAGAAAAATATCCAGTTATGTTTAGATGTGCTGATTTAATACTTATCACTAAAACAGATTTACTACCATACTTTGAATATGATATTCAAAAAGAAAAAGAGTATGCAAGAAAACTAAATCCAAGTGTTGATATATTAGAAGTATCAACGAAAGATGAAGAGAGTATTAAAAAAGTAATAGAGTGGATAAATTTTAAGAGAAGTATGAGAAAATAA
- a CDS encoding HypC/HybG/HupF family hydrogenase formation chaperone, translating to MCLSIPSKIKSINKETNTCVVDTMGVERSASLDLIDQEVVIGDYVLIHIGFAMNKIDEEDALASLEVYKEIIEKMEEQDRLREIENAENCPSR from the coding sequence ATGTGCCTATCAATACCATCAAAAATAAAAAGTATAAACAAAGAGACTAATACTTGTGTAGTAGATACTATGGGAGTAGAGCGAAGTGCAAGTTTAGACTTAATAGACCAAGAGGTTGTTATTGGAGATTATGTACTTATTCATATAGGTTTTGCTATGAATAAAATAGATGAAGAAGATGCTTTGGCATCACTTGAAGTTTATAAAGAGATAATAGAAAAGATGGAAGAACAAGATAGACTGCGAGAAATTGAAAATGCAGAAAATTGTCCTTCTAGGTAG
- the hypD gene encoding hydrogenase formation protein HypD has translation MSELKLKDLYDGFRDPKTIKALKKLIDQEAKKLNRNINIMEVCGGHTHTIMKYGLPQLLPSNINFVHGPGCPVCVMPKERIDHAYILSLQEDVILVTLGDMIKVPGSRGSLQDARSKGADVRFVYSPLDTIKIANENPEKKIIFFAIGFETTTPMTAALLEHVTKSGINNILFHINHITVPEPMRALLDSSDCKIDAFIGPSHVSVITGSKIYEEFVIDYKKPVVVSGFEPVDVMQSILSIIKQFNDNRCDLELQYSRAVSYDGNLRAQELNNKFFTKAEHFRWRGLGDIKDSAYKLSDKYSSIDAEIIYKDILPNEKIDDHKLCICGSIMRGVAKPNDCKVFGTACKPSSPLGSCMVSSEGACSAYYKYGNLI, from the coding sequence ATGAGTGAGCTAAAATTAAAAGACTTATACGATGGATTTAGAGATCCAAAAACAATAAAAGCTTTAAAAAAACTAATAGACCAAGAAGCTAAAAAACTCAATCGTAATATAAATATCATGGAAGTATGTGGAGGACATACACATACTATTATGAAGTATGGACTTCCTCAACTTCTTCCTTCAAATATTAACTTTGTACATGGTCCTGGTTGTCCTGTATGCGTTATGCCAAAAGAGAGAATAGACCATGCTTATATACTAAGCTTACAAGAAGATGTAATACTTGTAACGCTAGGTGATATGATAAAAGTTCCAGGTAGCAGGGGAAGCTTACAAGATGCCAGAAGTAAAGGTGCTGATGTAAGATTTGTATATTCACCTTTAGATACTATAAAAATAGCAAATGAGAACCCAGAAAAAAAGATAATCTTTTTTGCTATAGGCTTTGAAACAACTACTCCTATGACAGCAGCACTATTGGAGCATGTAACCAAGAGTGGAATAAATAATATACTATTTCACATAAATCATATAACAGTACCAGAACCTATGAGAGCACTACTTGATAGTAGTGATTGTAAAATAGATGCTTTTATAGGACCTTCACATGTGAGTGTAATCACAGGTTCTAAGATATATGAAGAGTTTGTAATAGATTATAAAAAGCCAGTAGTAGTAAGTGGCTTTGAACCAGTAGATGTAATGCAATCAATTCTATCTATTATAAAACAATTCAATGATAATAGATGCGACCTAGAACTACAATACTCAAGAGCAGTATCATATGATGGAAACCTAAGAGCCCAAGAGTTAAATAATAAGTTCTTTACAAAAGCAGAACACTTTAGATGGAGAGGCTTAGGGGATATAAAAGATTCAGCATATAAACTAAGTGATAAATACTCTTCTATAGATGCTGAGATAATATATAAAGATATCTTACCAAATGAAAAGATAGATGACCATAAACTTTGTATCTGTGGAAGTATTATGAGGGGTGTAGCTAAACCAAATGATTGTAAAGTATTTGGAACAGCATGTAAGCCAAGTAGTCCATTAGGGTCTTGTATGGTTTCAAGCGAAGGTGCATGTAGTGCATACTACAAATACGGAAATCTAATTTAG
- a CDS encoding VF530 family DNA-binding protein, which produces MTNSTENKNNPLHGIKLQDILEYLVDNFGFKGLGNRINIRCFLVDPSINSSLKFLRKTPWARTKVEELYLKTKAKENEDKR; this is translated from the coding sequence ATGACAAATAGTACTGAAAACAAAAACAATCCTCTTCATGGTATAAAACTACAAGACATCTTAGAATATCTTGTGGATAATTTTGGATTTAAAGGTTTAGGTAATCGTATAAATATTAGATGTTTTTTAGTTGACCCATCTATTAACTCAAGTTTGAAGTTTCTTAGAAAAACTCCATGGGCAAGAACAAAAGTAGAAGAATTATATTTAAAAACTAAAGCAAAAGAAAATGAGGATAAAAGATGA